Proteins from one methanogenic archaeon mixed culture ISO4-G1 genomic window:
- a CDS encoding MATE efflux family protein, translating into MSENAEGTTRDVDILLGNPKGALIAMAVPVMIANLIQSINNIVDTVWLTSLGVEAQAAVNVIFPLFFLTIGFGNGIGVGASQALARRIGAMDRKGANEVAAQAFVMTLIISILLTVVFVLFAYDLICYSGGASNIDACMEYAIPIFIGITPILMGGMFSALLRSEGAAKRSMYIHVLGVIFNMILDPVFIFGFGMGISGAAIATVISMTVPIAISIFWYFGNQSTFVRIPLKGFRFNKGLVWDILRVGIPASMEIILMSVVIMVMNIIIESISPVDGVAIYGNGWKMMDLFFMPTMAIGFAIVPICAAALGAKKVYKIREVYRIALGYGVVICLGIALVLGLFANYLVIPFSYSESTAGLREEMALFITICAVFLPFTPLGYTSVGLFQGLGWGYKSLLVTFVVNISRIPICYLLAISIGSLESIWYGVVIAEIIGSVFGGVFGIYTIRKLMNGGYPKLLPKEEFVEE; encoded by the coding sequence ATGTCGGAGAACGCGGAAGGTACCACAAGGGATGTAGACATCCTTCTCGGTAACCCCAAAGGTGCACTCATTGCGATGGCCGTTCCGGTCATGATCGCGAATCTCATCCAGAGTATCAACAACATAGTGGATACCGTCTGGCTGACCTCTCTCGGAGTGGAGGCACAGGCCGCCGTCAACGTCATCTTCCCGCTGTTCTTCCTGACCATAGGGTTCGGCAACGGTATCGGGGTGGGAGCATCCCAGGCACTGGCCCGCAGGATCGGCGCCATGGACCGCAAGGGTGCCAACGAGGTCGCCGCGCAGGCATTCGTGATGACCCTCATCATAAGCATCCTGCTGACCGTCGTGTTCGTCCTGTTCGCGTACGACCTGATATGCTACAGCGGAGGCGCATCCAACATCGATGCCTGCATGGAATATGCGATACCCATCTTCATCGGAATCACGCCCATCCTGATGGGAGGGATGTTCAGTGCACTGCTCAGGTCAGAGGGTGCCGCTAAGCGTTCGATGTACATCCATGTGCTGGGGGTCATATTCAACATGATCCTCGACCCGGTCTTCATCTTTGGATTCGGCATGGGCATCTCCGGTGCCGCGATCGCAACCGTCATCTCGATGACAGTGCCCATAGCGATCTCCATCTTCTGGTACTTCGGGAACCAGAGCACTTTCGTCAGAATCCCCCTCAAGGGATTCAGATTCAACAAGGGCCTGGTCTGGGATATCCTCCGTGTGGGGATACCTGCATCGATGGAGATCATCCTCATGTCCGTGGTCATCATGGTCATGAACATAATCATCGAATCCATCTCACCGGTCGACGGTGTCGCCATCTACGGCAACGGCTGGAAGATGATGGACCTGTTCTTCATGCCGACCATGGCCATAGGGTTCGCCATAGTCCCGATATGCGCCGCGGCGTTGGGTGCCAAAAAGGTCTACAAGATCAGGGAGGTCTACAGGATAGCCCTTGGCTACGGTGTGGTCATCTGTTTGGGCATCGCCCTGGTGCTGGGACTGTTCGCCAACTATCTGGTCATACCCTTCTCGTACTCGGAGTCCACGGCCGGCCTCAGGGAGGAGATGGCCCTTTTCATAACGATATGCGCGGTATTCCTGCCCTTCACCCCTCTGGGCTACACCAGTGTGGGTCTGTTCCAGGGTCTGGGCTGGGGTTACAAATCCCTACTTGTCACGTTCGTGGTCAATATCTCCCGTATCCCAATCTGCTACCTCCTGGCAATCTCGATCGGCTCCCTCGAATCCATCTGGTACGGTGTGGTAATCGCGGAGATCATCGGTTCTGTCTTCGGAGGCGTTTTCGGTATCTACACCATTAGGAAGCTCATGAACGGCGGATATCCGAAGCTCCTGCCCAAGGAAGAGTTCGTCGAAGAGTGA
- a CDS encoding dimethylamine methyltransferase corrinoid protein has product MSYEAETQKLKDALVSCKVPDIGKAVEEAHAAGMPADEIITTLGAAMSDVGVLFERGKLFLPHVLSAAAGMKNAMSTLDEELKAGAGSDQAKGVAVMGTVEGDVHDIGKSICSTMLQCAGFEVRDLGRDVPLKNFIEEVKNGCNFCGMSALMTTTMVGMKTVIEDLKAQGIRDQVKIMVGGAPVTQAYADKIGADIYGESASETTKKAQAVASD; this is encoded by the coding sequence TTGTCCTACGAAGCAGAGACACAGAAGCTCAAGGACGCGTTGGTTTCCTGTAAGGTCCCCGACATCGGTAAGGCTGTCGAGGAGGCTCACGCAGCAGGAATGCCCGCAGATGAGATCATCACAACACTCGGTGCAGCAATGTCCGATGTCGGAGTTCTCTTCGAGAGGGGAAAACTGTTCCTGCCCCACGTCCTGAGCGCAGCAGCCGGAATGAAGAACGCCATGTCCACACTCGACGAGGAGCTGAAGGCCGGAGCAGGATCCGACCAGGCAAAGGGAGTCGCAGTCATGGGAACGGTCGAGGGAGATGTCCACGACATCGGAAAGTCGATCTGCTCCACCATGCTCCAGTGCGCAGGATTCGAGGTCCGCGACCTCGGAAGGGACGTACCTCTCAAGAACTTCATCGAGGAAGTCAAGAATGGCTGTAACTTCTGCGGAATGTCTGCACTCATGACCACCACAATGGTCGGAATGAAGACAGTCATCGAGGACCTCAAGGCACAGGGAATCCGCGACCAGGTCAAGATCATGGTCGGAGGAGCACCCGTCACCCAGGCATACGCCGACAAGATCGGAGCAGACATCTACGGAGAGTCCGCTTCCGAGACAACCAAGAAGGCCCAGGCAGTAGCCTCGGACTGA
- a CDS encoding ArsR family transcriptional regulator, translating to MTDFGYSSDYEVYLTKENGVQIVTNDLSLAILKEMRYHEISPTNIALEFNVSKSTVQSSITKLLRMGIVSQDENVTDSRSVVYHIDAALLFTSDTDIKWQVYARRASAKRIMKTGRCTSREDLSLYGVSLTESGLNIVQGLFAVGSALVRNYDGLDYWPVIVDKIHRECEKRGIDVDVTVKDGLDLHFSSKDEDISDVPLIVVPMLGAIISKSKKIFGYHLVNDVQLSVENEGREVFMHVDPFIGQDYKRGDFHLTTLEQYRVNEPFAIYSLNGRATLFTNPTMMSVLYALSDGDNSANGLSDIIGIPKATVYAAIMKLIEMNAVEVDKSSSSPKNYKLIADPILYCRTPDIEDCSNIEHIVREFSNGDLDYYSAAISYAMESIRCMGIHFDKMFTRAGKSMAQVALELHPNIEPQQFLETACSMVSTPDNLEIMTLIPLKLRITLAQNTLWESWPGDFAKGYVAQGLKQLTGDEYKIRIETIRQHS from the coding sequence ATGACCGATTTTGGTTACAGTTCTGATTACGAAGTCTACCTCACGAAGGAAAACGGCGTCCAGATTGTGACGAACGACCTCAGCCTAGCCATCCTCAAGGAGATGCGCTACCATGAAATCTCGCCCACAAACATCGCCTTAGAATTCAATGTTTCTAAGTCAACTGTTCAATCTAGCATAACCAAGCTCCTCCGCATGGGCATCGTCTCCCAGGACGAGAACGTAACCGATTCCAGGAGCGTCGTGTACCATATAGATGCCGCTCTGCTCTTCACCAGCGACACTGACATCAAATGGCAGGTCTACGCAAGGCGCGCATCAGCGAAACGCATCATGAAGACCGGCAGATGCACCAGCAGGGAGGACCTTTCCCTGTACGGGGTCTCGCTGACGGAGAGCGGCCTGAACATCGTCCAGGGACTCTTCGCAGTAGGTTCCGCACTTGTGAGGAACTATGATGGTCTAGACTACTGGCCGGTCATCGTCGACAAGATCCACAGAGAATGCGAGAAGCGCGGGATCGATGTGGACGTCACGGTCAAGGACGGCCTCGACCTCCATTTCTCATCAAAGGACGAGGACATCTCCGATGTCCCCCTCATCGTAGTGCCCATGCTCGGGGCCATCATCTCAAAGTCCAAGAAGATATTCGGATACCATCTGGTCAACGATGTCCAGCTGTCCGTCGAGAACGAGGGACGCGAGGTCTTCATGCATGTGGATCCGTTCATCGGTCAGGATTACAAGCGCGGAGATTTCCATCTCACCACGCTCGAGCAGTACAGGGTCAACGAGCCCTTCGCCATCTATTCGCTGAACGGACGTGCGACATTGTTCACCAACCCCACCATGATGTCGGTCCTCTACGCCCTTTCCGACGGGGACAACTCCGCCAACGGCCTGTCTGACATCATAGGCATCCCGAAGGCCACGGTCTACGCTGCCATCATGAAGCTCATCGAGATGAATGCCGTGGAGGTCGACAAGAGCTCCAGCAGCCCCAAGAACTACAAGCTTATCGCTGACCCGATCCTCTACTGCAGGACGCCTGACATAGAGGACTGCAGCAACATCGAGCACATCGTCAGAGAGTTCAGCAACGGCGACCTTGATTACTATTCCGCCGCGATCTCATATGCGATGGAGAGCATCAGATGCATGGGAATACACTTTGACAAGATGTTCACCCGCGCCGGCAAGAGCATGGCCCAGGTCGCGCTCGAACTGCACCCCAACATCGAACCGCAGCAGTTCCTCGAGACCGCGTGTTCCATGGTCTCGACCCCGGACAACCTGGAGATAATGACGCTGATCCCCCTCAAGCTGAGGATCACCCTGGCCCAGAACACGCTCTGGGAATCCTGGCCCGGTGACTTCGCCAAAGGATACGTCGCCCAAGGCCTCAAGCAGCTGACCGGTGACGAATACAAGATCCGTATCGAGACCATCAGGCAGCACTCCTGA
- a CDS encoding NADPH-dependent FMN reductase: MSRIAILVGSVRRNGNTAMLAQKFAEGAALYNEVEIISVADHRINPCIGCNSCYTREGNRCFQDDGMDDIYDRLSQADVLVIASPVYFYGLSAQLKCIIDRLHTPLRYTFNVRKLALLLVAANREEGLFDPIIAQYRSTMGFFGLSDAGIVTVDGVKDPGDIAGRPELDEAYELGRSIS; the protein is encoded by the coding sequence ATGAGCAGGATCGCCATCCTAGTCGGAAGTGTACGCAGGAACGGTAACACGGCCATGCTAGCACAGAAATTCGCCGAAGGTGCGGCGCTTTACAACGAGGTCGAAATCATCTCGGTGGCCGACCACAGGATCAACCCCTGCATCGGATGCAACTCCTGCTACACCAGGGAAGGCAACAGGTGCTTCCAAGATGACGGGATGGATGACATCTATGACAGACTGAGCCAAGCAGATGTCCTGGTCATAGCATCCCCTGTGTACTTCTACGGCCTGAGCGCACAGCTCAAATGCATCATCGACAGGCTCCACACCCCTTTGAGGTACACATTCAATGTCAGGAAGTTGGCGCTGCTCCTCGTTGCCGCCAACAGGGAGGAAGGACTGTTCGATCCGATCATCGCGCAATACCGGTCCACCATGGGATTCTTCGGCCTGAGCGATGCAGGCATAGTCACTGTGGACGGCGTCAAGGACCCGGGCGACATCGCCGGTCGTCCGGAACTGGATGAAGCATACGAGCTGGGAAGGTCCATCAGCTGA
- a CDS encoding transcriptional regulator, with protein MEESLVKNGYCTKKESITFEAKECRDKLPKDIWQTYSSFANTLGGTIALGFKEEGPYLKLSGIVDPQKIMKDLWDLLNDPRKVSANILTDSDVRIEEDNDIQYIVITVPRAERHIKPIYVNGSLDNGTYRRNNESDYHCSVPEILEMGRDSSDSSTDQRVVEKSSFKDVNITTLERFRNHLRSYHPSHPWLTESDEEFLRLIGAADLDDDRFRLTYAGLLMFGNDYRISREIPDYHLDYKRYLNDMEWSDRVDSGSGLWSGNIFDFFLDISNKIASASEHPFILDGFRRIDDNDVIKAMREIVLNGLVHADYLGKGGVNVSLWNDKLVVSNPGNFRIPVSKALRGGYSDARNPLMMKMFTLLGFVERAGSGIYRVIRTCREEGLEEPLMEESFNPSRVTVTLKLKKSGDLSFKIINMMNKDEKISVDSLAEKIGVSKSTVAREITKLKAEGTIRRVGGTRGHWEIADDRL; from the coding sequence ATGGAAGAATCGCTAGTAAAGAACGGGTATTGCACTAAAAAGGAATCCATAACGTTCGAGGCCAAAGAATGCCGCGATAAACTTCCAAAAGATATTTGGCAGACATATTCATCCTTTGCCAATACGCTGGGCGGCACCATAGCCTTAGGTTTCAAGGAAGAGGGCCCTTATCTGAAACTCTCAGGGATAGTGGATCCGCAAAAGATCATGAAGGATCTGTGGGACCTTTTAAACGATCCCAGGAAGGTGAGCGCAAACATCCTCACGGACAGTGACGTCCGTATCGAGGAGGACAACGACATTCAATACATTGTTATTACCGTACCCAGAGCGGAAAGGCACATCAAACCTATCTATGTGAACGGTAGCCTTGATAACGGGACATATCGTCGCAACAACGAAAGCGATTATCATTGCAGTGTACCGGAGATCCTAGAGATGGGCAGAGACTCCAGCGATTCCTCTACTGACCAAAGGGTGGTGGAGAAATCATCTTTCAAAGATGTCAACATAACGACTTTGGAAAGATTCCGCAACCATCTCCGTTCCTATCATCCGTCGCATCCATGGCTTACTGAATCCGATGAAGAATTCCTCAGGCTTATCGGCGCAGCAGATCTGGATGACGATAGATTCAGGCTGACCTACGCTGGATTGCTGATGTTTGGCAACGATTACAGGATCTCGCGCGAGATTCCAGACTATCATCTGGATTATAAGAGGTATCTAAACGACATGGAATGGAGCGACAGAGTCGATTCTGGTTCCGGCCTATGGTCCGGAAACATCTTCGATTTCTTCCTAGACATATCAAACAAGATTGCCTCAGCATCCGAGCATCCATTTATTTTGGATGGTTTTCGCAGGATTGATGACAATGATGTCATCAAAGCCATGAGGGAGATCGTTCTGAACGGTCTGGTCCATGCAGATTATCTCGGGAAGGGCGGCGTGAACGTATCGCTATGGAATGATAAGTTGGTTGTGAGCAATCCAGGTAATTTCCGCATCCCGGTTTCCAAGGCGCTGAGAGGTGGATACAGCGATGCACGCAACCCCCTGATGATGAAGATGTTCACGCTTCTCGGTTTCGTGGAGCGCGCCGGCAGTGGGATATATCGCGTAATCCGCACATGCCGTGAAGAAGGCCTAGAAGAGCCGCTGATGGAAGAATCATTCAATCCGTCACGCGTCACGGTAACATTGAAGCTGAAGAAATCTGGCGATCTGTCTTTCAAGATCATCAATATGATGAACAAGGACGAAAAGATCAGTGTTGATTCCCTTGCAGAAAAGATCGGTGTCTCCAAGAGCACGGTAGCTCGGGAGATAACCAAACTCAAGGCAGAAGGCACTATCAGAAGGGTCGGAGGGACAAGAGGTCATTGGGAGATTGCCGACGACCGGCTGTGA
- a CDS encoding sodium bile acid symporter family protein — translation MREIMDIKLWIVLGIILGFVIGFDHPDAPMMLIITLMIQMTLALQGLKFNLSDLKDNRKEAFICLLFCFGLNTALTLLMGLLFIDNTALWYGWIMLSAVPCAISVMTMTFYMKGDLKLGMLGFSCIYIFALVLTPIITHFLMGEAASWVKILEYVVLFVVVPVVIDIPLNRVTIPPTLKIMVMNVVIMVMVFISVGFRKDYMIANPDVALMLLLANMFRIFVPSLLLIFILKRMNYDREKSVVYIAMSTWRNSGLAATLCIVMFSTTYPDALLPAVLSLMVENLWFVIMQGSFDKIWPKPAE, via the coding sequence ATGAGAGAGATAATGGACATCAAACTGTGGATAGTCCTAGGGATAATCCTGGGATTCGTCATCGGGTTCGACCACCCCGACGCACCCATGATGCTCATCATCACCCTGATGATACAGATGACGCTGGCACTCCAAGGGCTGAAGTTCAACCTGTCGGACCTGAAGGACAACAGGAAGGAGGCGTTCATCTGTCTGCTGTTCTGCTTCGGGCTGAACACCGCGCTGACGCTGCTGATGGGTCTGCTGTTCATTGACAACACCGCCCTCTGGTACGGGTGGATCATGCTATCCGCGGTACCCTGTGCGATAAGCGTCATGACCATGACGTTCTACATGAAAGGGGACCTGAAGCTGGGGATGCTGGGATTCTCCTGCATATACATATTCGCCCTCGTGCTCACGCCCATAATCACCCATTTCCTCATGGGTGAGGCCGCCAGCTGGGTGAAGATCCTGGAGTACGTCGTGCTGTTCGTGGTGGTGCCTGTCGTCATAGACATCCCGCTGAACAGGGTGACGATACCGCCGACCCTGAAGATTATGGTGATGAACGTCGTCATCATGGTCATGGTGTTCATAAGCGTGGGATTCAGGAAGGACTACATGATCGCCAACCCGGATGTGGCGCTGATGCTGCTGTTGGCGAACATGTTCAGGATCTTCGTCCCCAGCCTGCTGCTGATCTTCATCCTCAAGAGGATGAACTACGACAGGGAGAAGAGCGTGGTCTACATCGCGATGAGCACCTGGAGGAACTCCGGATTGGCTGCAACCCTGTGCATAGTGATGTTCTCCACGACGTATCCCGATGCGCTGCTGCCGGCGGTGCTCTCGCTCATGGTGGAGAACCTCTGGTTCGTCATCATGCAGGGCAGCTTCGACAAGATTTGGCCGAAACCCGCCGAGTGA
- a CDS encoding DNA repair helicase Rad3 has translation MPPGSKRCISCGAALGPENISAQSSLDGISPQRTRPVMVSESNPEAPYFPYKPRDCQMDIVSDIRTALNEGRHIIIESGTGTGKTIVSLAAGLEHAKATGKKIIYLTRTISQSDQVMKELRAISRIKEVSGLTITGRNKSCPLFRGTKDYENLSPKVLSMMCEEKRAKSMKGQAGGCRYYDRIKTEAEEVERYLKGAFPTSDDLDRYCERVGACPYEMKKMLMKKVDVVAVPYVHILSSDIRGNLMINLGLEESPESLLLIVDEAHNLMDAARDQESFVIDRAMVDNAIDECSTMKGNPTVWMEVEIKDFLGYFKNSIRNVATEKMGLNQKEYLFDDDYIEQRIMTKFGMKHQDLDSAIDRVIDLGEARTELLMERGENRVSDIQSLGVLMKDWCSSASARFVRSLKIDQDGEYLSAKCIDPEEISSFLNSIPGAIHMSGTLQPLDQYARVMGLKGNPRFRMYPSPFPPENRSVIYVGDVTTQQREMQKDPSMQNRIERYIAMLCNSVDKNTLVFFTSYNSMRTMRPYLTTHIDKELYWEESKNQRKTMENLASFRNGRNGVFFSVMGGSVAEGMDFPGDELCFAIIVGIPYPPPSLEQKAMSDMFDKRYGAGKGWIYTFEVPALRKMKQAIGRLIRTETDKGMAVILDNRASRYVKQLDAKLSDDPAGDAARFFR, from the coding sequence ATGCCTCCGGGCAGCAAGAGATGCATCTCGTGCGGTGCTGCACTCGGCCCCGAGAACATAAGTGCTCAGTCATCGCTCGACGGGATCAGCCCCCAAAGGACCAGACCCGTCATGGTGTCCGAGAGCAATCCCGAAGCACCTTATTTCCCTTACAAGCCCCGCGACTGCCAGATGGATATTGTCAGCGACATCCGCACGGCATTGAACGAGGGCAGGCACATCATCATCGAATCCGGTACGGGCACAGGGAAGACCATTGTCTCCCTAGCCGCGGGACTGGAACATGCCAAGGCCACCGGCAAGAAGATCATCTATCTCACAAGGACCATTTCCCAGAGCGACCAGGTCATGAAGGAGCTGCGGGCAATATCCCGCATCAAAGAGGTCTCCGGACTCACCATCACAGGGCGCAACAAGTCCTGCCCTCTGTTCAGGGGGACCAAGGACTACGAGAACCTATCCCCCAAGGTACTATCCATGATGTGCGAGGAGAAGCGTGCCAAGAGCATGAAGGGCCAGGCCGGAGGATGCCGCTACTACGACCGCATCAAGACCGAGGCCGAAGAGGTGGAGAGATACCTGAAGGGCGCATTCCCCACATCGGACGACCTGGACAGGTACTGCGAGAGGGTCGGGGCGTGCCCGTACGAGATGAAAAAGATGCTGATGAAGAAGGTGGACGTGGTCGCCGTACCGTACGTGCACATCCTCTCATCCGACATCCGCGGGAACCTGATGATCAACCTCGGTCTGGAGGAGTCCCCCGAGAGCCTTCTGCTCATAGTCGACGAGGCCCACAACCTCATGGATGCCGCAAGGGACCAGGAGAGCTTCGTCATCGACAGGGCGATGGTGGACAACGCCATCGACGAGTGCTCCACAATGAAGGGCAACCCAACGGTGTGGATGGAAGTGGAGATCAAGGATTTCCTCGGTTACTTCAAGAACTCCATACGCAACGTTGCGACGGAGAAGATGGGTCTGAACCAGAAGGAGTACCTGTTCGACGACGATTATATCGAGCAGCGCATCATGACCAAGTTCGGTATGAAGCATCAGGATCTGGATTCTGCCATCGACAGGGTCATCGACCTCGGTGAGGCCAGGACCGAGCTCCTCATGGAGCGCGGCGAGAACAGGGTCTCGGACATACAGAGCCTCGGCGTCCTCATGAAGGACTGGTGCTCATCCGCATCCGCAAGATTCGTCCGCTCCCTCAAGATAGACCAGGATGGAGAATACCTGAGTGCGAAATGCATCGACCCGGAGGAGATCTCTTCCTTCCTGAACAGCATCCCCGGCGCCATACACATGTCCGGGACGTTGCAGCCACTGGACCAGTACGCAAGGGTCATGGGGCTGAAGGGCAACCCGAGGTTCAGGATGTACCCGTCCCCGTTCCCTCCCGAGAACAGGTCCGTGATCTACGTCGGCGACGTCACCACACAGCAAAGGGAGATGCAGAAGGACCCTTCGATGCAGAACCGCATCGAGAGGTACATAGCGATGCTCTGCAACTCCGTCGACAAGAACACGCTGGTGTTCTTCACATCATACAACTCCATGCGCACCATGCGCCCCTACCTCACCACCCACATAGACAAGGAGCTCTACTGGGAGGAATCCAAGAACCAAAGGAAGACGATGGAGAACCTGGCATCCTTCCGCAACGGGAGAAACGGCGTGTTCTTCTCGGTCATGGGCGGATCCGTAGCCGAAGGGATGGACTTCCCGGGAGACGAACTTTGTTTCGCGATAATCGTGGGCATACCGTACCCCCCGCCGTCCCTGGAGCAGAAGGCCATGTCGGACATGTTCGACAAGAGATACGGTGCCGGGAAAGGCTGGATATACACGTTTGAGGTTCCCGCCCTCAGGAAGATGAAGCAGGCCATAGGCCGTCTCATCAGGACCGAAACGGATAAGGGAATGGCAGTGATATTGGACAACAGGGCGTCGAGATACGTGAAACAGCTCGATGCCAAACTGAGCGATGACCCGGCAGGGGATGCGGCGAGGTTCTTCAGATGA
- a CDS encoding TPR repeat-containing protein: MDVSDIRLEKALDEYNSTVNMLEPKGTSYELVDAYVNRGCILYMMGYTTSSIEDLSAASEMIDTLEESGNKVDAGTYVKAHATMGSILFEQGSEIIEEYSYAMTRLGELNPESKHFDRAGIIRMCIESAENLLDSEYAEESKEFVSKGLSILEHSTDHWSENRKMELHTLMGECETSLGNHSSAVESYSAAISIGTALMDQSALSDMEELIVPIIARAHSESELDLKELYIKDMELAISLLEEMQRANRLESTDILVNLHQDLASAFISMGRMSEAEKHLMRAVSMGVNGAKDYLDSQGNNSF; this comes from the coding sequence ATGGACGTTTCCGACATCCGTCTCGAAAAGGCATTGGACGAATACAACTCGACGGTGAACATGCTCGAGCCGAAGGGGACATCCTACGAACTTGTGGATGCGTACGTCAACCGCGGATGCATCCTGTACATGATGGGCTACACCACATCCTCTATAGAGGACCTCAGTGCCGCATCGGAGATGATCGACACCCTCGAGGAATCGGGAAACAAAGTGGATGCTGGTACATATGTGAAGGCACATGCTACGATGGGTTCTATCCTTTTCGAACAGGGATCGGAGATCATCGAGGAATACTCCTACGCGATGACCCGTCTCGGGGAACTGAACCCGGAGTCGAAGCACTTCGACCGCGCGGGGATCATACGCATGTGCATCGAATCGGCGGAGAATCTTCTCGACAGCGAATACGCCGAGGAATCGAAGGAGTTCGTCTCCAAGGGGCTGTCGATCCTGGAGCACTCGACGGACCACTGGTCGGAGAACAGGAAGATGGAGCTGCACACCCTCATGGGCGAGTGCGAGACATCGCTCGGCAACCACAGTTCCGCCGTGGAGAGCTATTCCGCCGCGATCTCGATCGGGACCGCGCTGATGGACCAGTCGGCCTTATCGGACATGGAAGAATTGATCGTCCCCATAATCGCAAGGGCCCACAGCGAATCGGAGCTGGACCTGAAGGAGCTTTACATAAAGGACATGGAACTAGCCATCAGCCTTCTGGAGGAGATGCAGAGGGCCAACCGCCTTGAATCAACGGACATACTTGTCAACCTGCATCAGGATCTGGCATCCGCCTTCATATCGATGGGGAGGATGTCGGAGGCCGAGAAGCATCTCATGAGGGCGGTGTCCATGGGAGTGAACGGTGCCAAGGACTATCTCGACAGTCAGGGCAACAATTCTTTCTAA
- a CDS encoding pyridoxal/pyridoxine/pyridoxamine kinase, whose translation MIRRRLLAIHDVSCVGRCSLTVALPIISAVGIECSVLPTAVLSTHTGGFQGFTYRDLTCDIEPIEKHWGTLDIRFGSFYTGFLGSYEQIDLVKDLIKNLKSDDGTVYVDPVMGDNGRLYTVFDSEFPKGMRKLCEQADVLMPNLTELCFMLGLEYVDGPYTWEYIDSVFKEAEVFGLKKIVITGISFEKGTVGAVFKDYQTGECGQVMRPAIEGYYHGTGDVFGSALVGSLESGLSLQDSVNIAVDFTVDAIKRTYVSGADVRYGVDFEQGLGDYAKKVSCLKEGITFEPVRSDLQISRVAGLAAKIWSEGYKDLIDEGQIEYMVNKFQSSPAILGAISQGYRYYIVRCGVSDIGYVGINRDGGRMFLSKFYIDAEHRGMGLTGKCMRILKDMCVSEGVRSIYLTVKRNNDRAIRAYKANGFVITDSVDKGIGCGYEMNDYIMELTL comes from the coding sequence ATGATCAGGAGAAGACTTCTGGCAATACATGATGTATCCTGCGTGGGTAGATGCTCGCTTACCGTTGCGCTCCCCATAATATCAGCGGTGGGGATCGAGTGTTCGGTGCTCCCGACGGCGGTGCTTTCGACGCATACCGGGGGTTTCCAGGGATTCACATACAGGGACCTGACGTGCGACATCGAACCCATCGAGAAGCACTGGGGGACACTGGACATAAGGTTCGGATCGTTCTACACCGGTTTCCTGGGCTCGTACGAGCAGATCGACCTGGTCAAGGATCTGATAAAGAACCTGAAGAGCGACGACGGGACCGTTTACGTGGATCCCGTCATGGGCGACAACGGGAGGCTGTACACCGTCTTCGACAGCGAGTTCCCGAAGGGGATGAGGAAGCTGTGCGAGCAGGCGGATGTCCTCATGCCGAACCTCACCGAACTGTGCTTCATGCTCGGTCTGGAATACGTCGACGGACCGTACACCTGGGAGTACATCGATTCGGTGTTCAAGGAGGCCGAGGTCTTCGGACTGAAGAAGATAGTCATCACCGGCATCAGTTTCGAGAAGGGAACGGTCGGGGCGGTCTTCAAGGACTACCAGACCGGCGAATGCGGCCAGGTCATGAGGCCGGCCATCGAAGGCTACTACCACGGCACGGGCGATGTCTTCGGATCGGCCCTGGTTGGCTCGCTGGAGTCCGGGCTTTCACTTCAGGATTCGGTGAACATCGCAGTGGACTTCACGGTGGATGCCATCAAGAGGACGTATGTATCAGGTGCGGACGTCAGATACGGGGTCGACTTCGAGCAGGGTCTCGGAGATTACGCGAAGAAGGTCTCCTGTCTCAAGGAAGGTATAACCTTCGAACCCGTCCGTTCTGATCTCCAGATCTCGCGCGTCGCGGGTCTGGCCGCAAAGATATGGTCGGAGGGCTACAAGGACCTCATCGACGAGGGCCAGATCGAGTACATGGTGAACAAGTTCCAGAGCTCCCCCGCCATATTGGGCGCGATCTCCCAGGGCTACAGGTACTACATCGTCAGATGCGGCGTCAGCGACATCGGTTACGTCGGCATCAACAGGGACGGCGGCAGAATGTTCCTATCCAAGTTCTACATCGACGCAGAGCACCGCGGAATGGGGCTCACCGGCAAGTGCATGAGGATCCTGAAGGACATGTGCGTATCGGAAGGTGTCAGATCCATATACCTGACGGTGAAGCGCAACAACGACCGTGCGATCAGGGCGTACAAGGCCAACGGCTTCGTCATAACGGATTCTGTCGACAAGGGCATCGGATGCGGCTACGAGATGAATGATTACATAATGGAACTGACATTGTGA